A window of the Serratia sarumanii genome harbors these coding sequences:
- the wecA gene encoding UDP-N-acetylglucosamine--undecaprenyl-phosphate N-acetylglucosaminephosphotransferase, giving the protein MLYQLSVIFVLAVAWVLIARRAALTVGLVDKPNARKQHLGHIPLVGGIAIYLTLMLMTLWQPAWLPDSTVYLLCITALVVLGVLDDRFDLPVAPRVMVQGGIALAMMLAAGMQLSSLGYVWGHQEVMLGYGALLLTPLAVWGAINAYNMVDGIDGQLGALSCVTFVALAIVFGLGGREDLALWCLGLIAALAAYLLFNLSLFGARNKIFMGDAGSMVIGFSVLWLVLLATQGPQAVMRPVTALWLIAIPLMDMVTVMVRRLLRRQSPFKAGRDHLHHILMRRGLNARQALAMSTMLAVTLACVGICSEVLQLQESLMLVAFLFCFCGYFAMLREPRQATVFSDNPTVGR; this is encoded by the coding sequence ATGTTATATCAACTGAGCGTGATATTTGTGCTGGCGGTCGCCTGGGTGCTTATTGCCCGCCGGGCCGCCTTGACGGTGGGATTGGTGGATAAGCCCAATGCGCGCAAGCAACATCTGGGACATATTCCGCTGGTCGGCGGCATCGCCATATACCTGACGCTGATGCTGATGACGCTGTGGCAACCCGCCTGGCTGCCCGACAGCACCGTCTATCTGCTGTGCATTACGGCGCTGGTGGTATTGGGCGTGCTGGATGACCGCTTTGATCTGCCCGTGGCGCCGCGCGTCATGGTGCAGGGAGGGATCGCGCTGGCGATGATGCTGGCGGCAGGGATGCAGCTTTCCTCATTGGGTTATGTCTGGGGGCATCAGGAAGTGATGCTCGGCTATGGCGCGTTGCTGCTTACGCCGCTGGCGGTATGGGGAGCGATCAACGCCTACAACATGGTGGATGGCATCGATGGGCAACTGGGCGCCTTGTCCTGCGTTACCTTCGTTGCATTGGCCATTGTGTTCGGATTGGGCGGCCGGGAAGATCTGGCGCTGTGGTGCCTGGGCCTGATCGCCGCGCTGGCGGCTTATCTGCTGTTCAACCTGAGCCTGTTCGGCGCGCGCAACAAGATCTTTATGGGGGACGCCGGCAGCATGGTGATCGGTTTCAGCGTGCTGTGGCTGGTGTTGCTGGCGACTCAGGGGCCGCAGGCGGTAATGCGTCCGGTCACCGCGCTGTGGCTGATCGCCATTCCGCTGATGGACATGGTGACCGTGATGGTGCGCCGCCTGTTGCGCCGCCAAAGCCCCTTCAAAGCGGGCCGCGATCATTTGCACCACATTCTGATGCGTCGCGGGCTCAATGCGCGCCAGGCGCTGGCGATGAGCACCATGCTGGCGGTGACGCTGGCCTGCGTCGGCATTTGCAGCGAAGTGCTGCAGCTGCAGGAAAGCCTGATGCTGGTGGCGTTTCTGTTTTGTTTCTGCGGTTATTTCGCCATGTTGCGCGAACCGCGTCAGGCGACGGTGTTCAGCGATAATCCGACCGTCGGCCGTTAA
- a CDS encoding NAD-dependent epimerase/dehydratase family protein — MDKRKVAIIGGSGFIGTRLAKRLSARDDLTLVIVDKQPSAHFPALYQYGDVTQPQTLQEPLAGCDAIINLAAEHQDNVDPISLYYQVNVEGARHVCMTASALNIRQIIFTSSVAVYGFVEQETDEGGRFDPFNHYGKSKLEAEYVYEAWRKADSANKLTIIRPTVVFGEGNRGNVYNLFRQIASGRFVMIGSGNNMKSMAYVENIAARLEHALDQQSSYQVSNYVDKPDFTMNQLVDVISSSLGRENKTIRIPYVVGICGATALDVVSKISRKKFPISRVRVQKFCARTQFKSNVKNNFVAPVELDSAIERTIKHEFSDR; from the coding sequence ATGGATAAGCGTAAAGTAGCTATTATCGGGGGTTCCGGTTTTATCGGAACACGCCTGGCAAAACGTCTCAGTGCGCGCGATGATCTGACGTTGGTCATCGTTGACAAGCAACCCAGCGCGCATTTTCCGGCGCTCTATCAGTATGGCGACGTGACACAGCCCCAGACCCTGCAAGAACCGCTGGCGGGCTGTGACGCCATCATTAATCTGGCGGCGGAGCATCAGGACAACGTCGATCCTATTTCGCTCTATTATCAGGTCAATGTCGAAGGCGCACGCCATGTCTGCATGACCGCCTCCGCCTTGAATATCCGCCAAATCATTTTCACTTCCTCGGTGGCCGTTTACGGGTTCGTCGAGCAGGAAACCGATGAAGGGGGACGTTTCGATCCCTTCAACCATTACGGCAAGTCCAAGCTCGAAGCGGAATACGTTTATGAAGCGTGGCGCAAGGCGGATAGCGCAAACAAATTGACCATCATCCGCCCGACGGTGGTATTCGGTGAAGGCAACCGGGGCAATGTGTATAACCTGTTTCGCCAGATCGCCAGCGGCCGATTCGTGATGATTGGCAGCGGCAATAATATGAAGTCGATGGCTTACGTTGAAAATATTGCCGCGCGGCTGGAACATGCGTTGGACCAGCAGTCAAGTTATCAGGTCAGCAACTACGTCGATAAACCGGATTTTACGATGAATCAATTGGTCGACGTTATTTCCTCCTCGCTGGGCAGAGAAAATAAGACGATTCGCATTCCTTATGTGGTGGGCATATGCGGGGCGACCGCATTGGATGTCGTGAGTAAAATAAGTCGTAAAAAATTCCCAATCAGCCGCGTCAGAGTGCAGAAATTCTGCGCCAGAACGCAATTTAAAAGTAATGTGAAAAATAATTTCGTGGCGCCGGTTGAACTTGATTCGGCAATCGAAAGAACCATTAAACATGAGTTTTCTGATAGATAA
- a CDS encoding winged helix-turn-helix domain-containing protein, giving the protein MNLDKRIKIRNLDVLTPAGEKFRLRWKEYQILSLLVARSPELVTRTEIIENIWKGTYCSDSTINQTIKSIRQKISDTEHTLIRTIPRLGYKVENQAAFYFISEDEGYADDDILNGDENIGVDIQAELSENESESSETNDEKIDKPRKSTLVAAPVATVESAHEPTREKKSTTARRFFSMPASRVVKYLTVFASLLVISHFSYVLGNQTRPPVINDIQNNTRVVLTLTLNNPHTNSPQTLLCLYQGESMEQATIECVDPKQGQLKLPVKYETSSTPGKGRINLILPNKTLQYQVAYDVKN; this is encoded by the coding sequence GTGAATCTTGATAAAAGAATAAAGATTAGGAATCTCGATGTTCTGACTCCTGCCGGGGAGAAATTTCGTCTGCGTTGGAAGGAGTATCAAATTCTTTCGCTGCTTGTCGCCAGATCGCCAGAGCTGGTTACACGAACGGAAATTATAGAAAATATCTGGAAAGGAACTTACTGCTCAGATTCAACGATAAATCAAACAATTAAATCTATTCGCCAAAAAATTAGCGACACGGAACATACGCTTATCAGAACCATTCCCCGTTTGGGTTACAAGGTGGAAAATCAAGCGGCTTTTTACTTTATATCCGAGGATGAGGGCTACGCTGATGATGATATATTAAATGGCGATGAAAATATTGGCGTTGATATTCAAGCGGAACTTTCTGAAAATGAAAGTGAGTCGTCTGAAACAAACGATGAAAAAATAGATAAGCCGCGTAAATCGACGCTGGTGGCTGCGCCTGTTGCAACGGTAGAGTCAGCTCATGAACCCACGCGTGAAAAAAAATCGACGACGGCGCGGCGCTTTTTCAGCATGCCCGCCAGCCGCGTAGTGAAATACCTGACGGTATTCGCTTCTTTGCTGGTTATTTCACATTTTTCATATGTGCTCGGCAACCAAACTCGTCCACCGGTGATCAATGATATTCAGAACAACACGCGCGTGGTGTTGACGCTGACGCTGAATAATCCCCATACCAACAGCCCGCAAACCCTGCTCTGCCTGTACCAGGGCGAGAGCATGGAGCAGGCGACCATCGAATGTGTCGACCCTAAGCAAGGGCAGCTTAAGTTGCCGGTAAAATATGAGACTTCTTCTACGCCGGGTAAAGGTCGGATTAATCTCATATTGCCGAACAAAACCTTGCAATATCAAGTTGCTTACGATGTTAAAAATTAG
- a CDS encoding NarK family nitrate/nitrite MFS transporter, whose amino-acid sequence MSQLATPSSKKTGALIQDWRPEDSAFWQQRGHRIATRNLWISIPCLLLAFCVWMLFSAVAVNLNKVGFNFTTDQLFLLTALPSVSGAILRVPYSFVIPLFGGRRWTAISTCFLLVPCLWLGFAVQDSSTPYSVFVIISLLCGFAGANFASSMANISFFFPKARQGGALGLNGGLGNLGVSVMQLVAPLAISFSLFGLFGGTAQNQAEGGQLWLENAAWVWVPFLLVATLAAWFGMNDLAAAKASLRQQLPVLKRGHLWMLSLLYLATFGSFIGFSAGFAMLSKTQFPDIVILHYAFFGPFLGALARPVGGALSDRFGGVRVTLINFVVMAVFAALLFLTLPTAGEGGSFIAFYGIFMVLFLTAGLGSGSTFQMIAVIFRKITVDRVKAAGGSDESAQREAVTDSAAALGFISAIGAAGGFFIPQAFGTSLALTGSPAGAMKVFLVFYILCVVITWAVYGRKKKA is encoded by the coding sequence ATGTCGCAACTTGCAACGCCTTCATCAAAGAAAACCGGTGCGCTGATTCAGGACTGGCGTCCTGAAGACAGCGCCTTTTGGCAGCAGCGTGGCCATCGCATCGCCACCCGCAACCTGTGGATTTCCATTCCCTGCCTGCTGCTGGCCTTCTGCGTCTGGATGCTGTTCAGCGCCGTCGCGGTCAACCTGAACAAGGTGGGCTTCAACTTCACCACCGACCAGCTGTTCCTCCTGACGGCGCTGCCGTCGGTGTCGGGTGCTATTTTACGCGTGCCGTATTCATTCGTGATCCCGCTGTTTGGCGGCCGTCGCTGGACCGCCATCAGCACCTGCTTCCTGCTGGTGCCGTGCTTGTGGCTGGGGTTCGCGGTGCAAGACAGCAGCACGCCGTACAGCGTGTTCGTCATCATTTCCCTGCTGTGCGGCTTCGCCGGCGCCAACTTTGCCTCCAGCATGGCCAACATCAGCTTCTTCTTCCCAAAAGCGCGTCAGGGCGGCGCGTTAGGGCTCAACGGCGGGTTGGGAAATCTGGGCGTCAGCGTCATGCAGCTGGTCGCGCCGCTGGCGATTTCTTTCAGCCTGTTCGGCCTGTTTGGCGGCACGGCGCAAAATCAGGCGGAGGGGGGGCAGCTGTGGCTGGAAAACGCCGCCTGGGTCTGGGTGCCTTTCCTGCTGGTCGCCACCCTGGCGGCTTGGTTCGGCATGAACGATCTGGCGGCGGCCAAGGCCTCGCTGCGCCAGCAACTGCCGGTGCTCAAGCGTGGGCATTTGTGGATGCTGAGTTTGCTGTATCTCGCAACCTTCGGTTCTTTCATCGGTTTCTCCGCCGGTTTTGCCATGCTGTCGAAGACGCAATTCCCGGACATCGTGATCCTGCATTACGCATTCTTCGGGCCGTTCCTCGGTGCGCTGGCGCGGCCGGTCGGCGGCGCGCTGTCTGACCGTTTCGGCGGCGTGCGGGTGACGCTGATCAACTTTGTGGTGATGGCCGTATTCGCCGCGCTGCTGTTCCTGACCTTGCCGACGGCGGGTGAGGGCGGTTCGTTCATCGCCTTCTACGGCATCTTTATGGTGCTGTTCCTCACTGCGGGGCTGGGCAGCGGGTCGACTTTCCAAATGATCGCCGTCATTTTCCGTAAAATCACTGTCGATCGCGTGAAAGCGGCCGGCGGCAGCGACGAGAGCGCGCAGCGTGAAGCGGTGACGGACTCCGCCGCCGCATTGGGCTTTATCTCGGCGATCGGCGCCGCCGGCGGCTTCTTCATTCCCCAGGCATTCGGCACCTCGCTGGCGTTGACCGGTTCGCCGGCGGGGGCAATGAAAGTATTCCTGGTGTTCTATATCTTGTGCGTGGTGATCACCTGGGCGGTGTATGGCCGCAAGAAAAAAGCCTGA
- the narX gene encoding nitrate/nitrite two-component system sensor histidine kinase NarX: MKRLLAPLSIVNQVALLMLLSGILGVAGMGISAWMSQSIQGNAHAINKAGSLRMQSYRLLAQVPLDERHEALIRELERDENSPDLQRSVEQEGLTQPFDALRDYWQQTLQPRLRSAQRPADAAPQVAHFVQLLDKLVSDIDRQTERRLLMVTLVQAGFIALTLLLLIGTTCYLRRRLLHPWRQLVEMALAVGRGDFSRRFAQRGHQDEMASLGGALNTMSDELSATYSGLEQRVAEKTADLQQKNQVLSFLYRASRLLHASEPLCSRLTPLLNQLQTLTPLRAIQVRLYENDSREPLLQLSGNQPLRPEHCHNPVCSACLNDSDRQHPDNPSLSWSLSDKLGDYGVIVAQHAPQQPLNDEHRQLINTLVEQLTSVLAIERQVDHQQQLMLMEERAAIARELHDSIAQSLSCLKMQIACLQMQGETLSSASQALVQQMREELNGAYRQLRELLTTFRLQLTEPGLLAALQSTVAEFNPKLGLTISLDYQLGPRTVPAYQAIHLLQIAREALSNILKHAAASEVSIQVINKRGEVTLSVCDNGRGLPAETSRPDHYGLIIMRDRAKSLHGRCNILPRSGGGTEVRVSFTPDNHAID, encoded by the coding sequence ATGAAACGCCTGTTGGCCCCGCTTTCGATCGTGAATCAGGTCGCCCTGCTGATGTTGCTGTCGGGCATTCTGGGCGTGGCCGGCATGGGGATTTCCGCCTGGATGTCGCAAAGCATTCAGGGCAATGCGCACGCCATCAACAAGGCCGGCTCACTGCGTATGCAAAGCTACCGTCTGCTGGCGCAGGTGCCGCTGGATGAACGGCATGAAGCGTTGATTCGCGAACTGGAGCGCGACGAAAACAGCCCCGATCTGCAGCGTTCGGTGGAGCAGGAAGGGTTGACGCAACCTTTCGACGCCTTGCGCGACTACTGGCAACAGACCCTGCAACCACGCCTGCGCAGCGCGCAGCGCCCGGCCGACGCCGCGCCGCAGGTGGCGCACTTCGTGCAGCTGCTGGATAAGCTGGTGTCGGATATCGACAGGCAAACCGAGCGCCGCCTGCTGATGGTGACGCTGGTGCAGGCCGGCTTCATCGCGCTGACCCTGCTGCTGCTGATCGGCACCACCTGCTACCTGCGCCGCCGGTTGCTGCATCCGTGGCGACAGCTGGTGGAAATGGCGCTGGCGGTGGGCCGCGGCGATTTTAGCCGCCGCTTCGCGCAGCGCGGCCATCAGGATGAAATGGCGTCGCTCGGCGGCGCGTTGAACACCATGTCCGACGAACTGTCGGCCACCTACAGCGGGCTGGAGCAGCGCGTGGCCGAGAAGACCGCGGACCTGCAGCAAAAGAATCAGGTGCTGAGCTTCCTTTATCGCGCCAGCCGCCTGCTGCACGCCAGCGAGCCGCTGTGCAGCCGCCTGACGCCGCTGCTCAACCAGCTGCAAACCCTGACGCCGCTGCGCGCCATTCAGGTGCGACTGTATGAAAACGACAGCCGGGAACCGCTGCTGCAGCTGAGCGGCAACCAGCCGCTGCGGCCGGAGCATTGCCATAACCCGGTGTGCAGCGCCTGCCTGAACGACAGCGACCGCCAGCATCCCGACAATCCGTCGCTGAGCTGGAGCCTGAGCGACAAGCTCGGCGACTACGGCGTGATCGTGGCACAGCATGCGCCGCAACAGCCGCTGAACGATGAGCACCGCCAGCTGATCAACACCCTGGTGGAGCAGCTGACCAGCGTGCTGGCCATCGAGCGTCAGGTCGACCATCAGCAGCAGCTGATGCTGATGGAAGAACGGGCGGCGATCGCCCGCGAGCTGCACGACTCCATCGCCCAATCGCTTTCCTGCCTGAAAATGCAAATCGCCTGCCTGCAGATGCAGGGCGAAACGCTCTCGTCGGCCAGCCAGGCGCTGGTGCAGCAGATGCGCGAAGAGCTGAACGGCGCCTATCGCCAGCTGCGCGAGCTGCTGACCACCTTCCGCCTGCAACTGACCGAACCGGGCCTGCTGGCGGCGCTGCAATCGACAGTGGCGGAGTTCAATCCCAAACTGGGTCTGACCATCAGCCTCGATTACCAACTGGGGCCACGCACGGTGCCGGCTTACCAGGCCATTCACCTGCTGCAGATCGCCCGCGAGGCGCTCAGCAACATCCTTAAGCATGCCGCCGCCAGCGAGGTAAGCATTCAGGTCATCAACAAGCGGGGCGAAGTGACCCTGAGCGTATGCGACAACGGACGCGGCCTGCCGGCCGAGACGTCTCGCCCCGACCATTACGGCTTGATCATCATGCGCGATCGCGCCAAGAGCCTGCATGGCCGCTGCAATATTTTACCGCGCAGCGGCGGCGGCACCGAGGTGCGGGTCAGCTTCACGCCGGATAACCACGCCATCGACTAA
- the narL gene encoding two-component system response regulator NarL — translation MTTETAATILLIDDHPMLRNGVKQLIGMDARLQVIAEASNGEQGVTLAEQHDPDLILLDLNMPGINGLETLDRLRQTDLSGRVVVFSVSNHEDDVVSALKRGADGYLLKDMEPEDLLKALHQAAAGQMVLSETLTPILAASLRENRPSADRDIQQLTPRERDILKLIAQGLPNKLIARRLTITESTVKVHVKHLLKKMKLKSRVEAAVWVLQGKNG, via the coding sequence ATGACGACAGAAACCGCCGCCACAATCTTACTGATAGACGACCACCCGATGCTGCGCAACGGCGTAAAACAGCTGATTGGCATGGACGCCCGCCTGCAGGTCATCGCCGAAGCCAGCAACGGTGAGCAAGGCGTCACGCTGGCGGAGCAGCACGACCCGGACCTGATCCTGCTCGACCTGAACATGCCCGGCATCAACGGGCTGGAAACGCTGGATCGCCTGCGCCAGACCGACCTGTCGGGGCGCGTCGTGGTGTTCAGCGTGTCCAACCATGAAGACGACGTCGTCAGCGCGCTCAAACGCGGCGCCGACGGCTATCTGTTGAAAGACATGGAGCCGGAGGATCTGCTGAAGGCGCTGCATCAGGCGGCGGCCGGGCAGATGGTGCTGAGCGAAACGCTGACGCCGATCCTCGCCGCCAGCCTGCGGGAAAACCGCCCCAGCGCCGATCGCGATATTCAGCAATTGACGCCGCGCGAGCGGGATATCCTGAAGCTGATCGCCCAGGGGCTGCCGAACAAGCTGATCGCCCGCCGCCTGACCATCACCGAGAGCACCGTCAAGGTGCACGTCAAACACCTGCTGAAAAAGATGAAGCTAAAATCCCGCGTCGAGGCCGCGGTGTGGGTGCTGCAGGGTAAAAACGGTTAA
- a CDS encoding YchO/YchP family invasin yields the protein MKDEIQAGLIKIKKRLWRRRRAAWLAGPLVWLAGAAPVCAESPPAPDAVISSERQAADPAESLPELGGAPDDAAREKQWAEMAKQFGEKDLNNVSRQQMRSRAEDYLLGQAADTLQQQAQELLSPLGTARLSLKMTGEGDFTGSNGQLFSPLYDVDGLLTYSQIGWLQQSAGALGNFALGQRWIVGDWLLGYNTALDSDFARQRNRGSVGAEAWGDYLRFSTNYYYPLSALAQQPGDGVFFSRPARGYDITTQGYLPFYRQIGGSLSYEQYLGDNVDLFGSGKKQNDPRAMQLGLNYTPVPLVTMKALHKIGAGGQSQDQVELALSYRLGVPLAKQISPEYVAQAKSLRGSRYDPIERKNVPVLEFRQRKTLQVFLATPPWSLQAGETVPLVLEIKALNGIAHVSWQGDTQALSLTPPHNANDPQGWTAIVPPWDDAPGAANSYRLSVTLEDEKQQRVTSNWIELKVAPPLTATAGDDASLLPIKTLTPPPIPAQTGPLYGGD from the coding sequence ATGAAAGACGAAATTCAGGCAGGACTCATCAAAATCAAAAAACGACTCTGGCGCCGCCGCCGGGCGGCCTGGCTGGCCGGGCCGCTGGTGTGGCTGGCCGGCGCGGCGCCCGTGTGCGCCGAATCCCCGCCGGCGCCGGACGCCGTTATTTCTTCCGAACGGCAAGCCGCGGATCCGGCCGAGAGTTTGCCGGAGCTGGGCGGTGCGCCCGACGATGCCGCGCGCGAGAAGCAGTGGGCCGAGATGGCCAAGCAGTTTGGCGAAAAAGATCTGAATAACGTTTCCCGTCAGCAGATGCGCAGCCGCGCCGAGGATTACCTGCTCGGCCAGGCGGCCGACACGCTGCAGCAACAGGCGCAGGAGCTGTTGTCGCCGCTGGGCACCGCCCGGCTATCGCTGAAGATGACCGGTGAGGGGGACTTTACCGGCAGCAACGGGCAGTTATTCAGCCCGCTGTACGACGTCGACGGATTGCTGACCTACAGCCAGATCGGCTGGCTGCAGCAAAGCGCCGGGGCGCTCGGCAATTTTGCGCTGGGGCAGCGCTGGATCGTCGGCGACTGGCTGCTGGGTTACAACACGGCGCTCGACAGCGATTTCGCCCGGCAGCGCAATCGCGGCAGCGTCGGCGCGGAAGCCTGGGGAGACTACCTGCGTTTCTCCACCAACTATTACTACCCGCTGTCGGCGCTGGCGCAACAGCCCGGCGATGGCGTGTTTTTCAGCCGTCCGGCGCGCGGTTACGACATCACGACGCAAGGCTATCTGCCGTTTTATCGCCAGATCGGCGGTTCGCTCAGCTATGAGCAGTATCTGGGCGATAATGTCGATCTGTTTGGCAGCGGCAAAAAACAAAACGATCCGCGCGCGATGCAGCTGGGGCTCAATTACACGCCGGTGCCGCTGGTGACGATGAAGGCGCTGCATAAGATTGGCGCGGGCGGGCAGAGCCAGGATCAGGTCGAACTGGCGCTGAGCTATCGGCTCGGGGTACCGCTGGCGAAGCAGATTTCGCCGGAGTATGTGGCGCAGGCCAAGTCGCTGCGCGGCAGCCGCTATGATCCCATCGAACGCAAGAACGTGCCGGTGCTGGAATTCCGCCAGCGCAAAACGCTGCAGGTGTTCCTGGCCACGCCGCCGTGGAGCCTGCAGGCAGGGGAAACCGTGCCGCTGGTGCTGGAAATCAAGGCGTTGAACGGCATCGCTCACGTCAGTTGGCAGGGGGATACGCAGGCGCTGAGCCTGACGCCGCCGCACAACGCCAACGATCCGCAGGGCTGGACGGCGATCGTGCCGCCGTGGGACGACGCGCCGGGCGCCGCCAACAGCTACCGGCTGTCGGTCACGCTGGAGGACGAAAAGCAGCAGCGCGTGACCTCCAACTGGATAGAGCTGAAAGTGGCGCCGCCGCTGACGGCGACCGCCGGTGATGATGCGAGCCTGCTGCCGATCAAAACCCTGACGCCGCCGCCGATCCCGGCGCAAACCGGGCCGCTGTACGGCGGCGATTAA
- a CDS encoding prepilin peptidase yields MFLFSLWHALFFTALLSAGMVAFALITRLERTAAVRASPPRLRRRSLLLTALGVALATLPFDPPAAHRLWLPPAAALLIALAWLDWRHRWLPDRLTQPLLWGGLLCNLDARWAPLDDAVIGAAAGYGALWLLNALYRQLRRRNGIGQGDFKLLAALGAWLGWTMLPLLVCLAAVFGLGMALARGLRNRRAWRTPQPFGIALAAAGWLLLLMNAGQNAPALFGEFFSVSISRLSNPATSAVLAVAGLASGWKP; encoded by the coding sequence ATGTTTCTTTTCTCACTGTGGCACGCGCTGTTTTTTACCGCGCTGCTGTCGGCAGGAATGGTCGCCTTCGCGCTCATCACCCGGCTGGAGCGAACGGCGGCCGTGCGCGCCAGCCCGCCGAGATTGCGCCGCCGCAGCCTGCTGCTGACGGCCTTGGGTGTGGCGTTGGCGACGCTGCCTTTCGACCCGCCGGCAGCACACCGGCTGTGGTTACCGCCGGCCGCGGCGCTGCTGATCGCCCTGGCCTGGCTGGACTGGCGCCACCGCTGGCTGCCGGACCGGCTGACCCAGCCGCTGCTGTGGGGCGGGCTGCTGTGCAATCTCGACGCTCGCTGGGCGCCGCTGGACGATGCGGTTATCGGCGCCGCCGCCGGCTACGGGGCGTTGTGGCTGCTCAACGCGCTTTATCGGCAGCTGCGGCGGCGTAACGGCATCGGCCAGGGCGACTTCAAACTGCTTGCGGCGCTGGGCGCCTGGCTCGGTTGGACGATGCTGCCGCTGCTGGTCTGCCTGGCGGCAGTATTCGGATTAGGCATGGCCTTGGCGCGCGGCCTGCGCAACCGTCGCGCCTGGCGAACACCGCAACCTTTCGGCATCGCCTTGGCGGCCGCCGGCTGGCTGTTGCTCTTGATGAACGCCGGCCAGAACGCGCCGGCGTTGTTCGGTGAGTTCTTCAGCGTCTCGATCAGCCGATTGAGCAATCCGGCCACTTCTGCCGTGCTGGCCGTTGCCGGATTGGCCAGTGGCTGGAAACCATAA
- a CDS encoding ABC transporter substrate-binding protein: MKRLIPTLLYGALVAAFGAQAATPQDTLVVVSSLEGIISLDPAESFETVSSANLVNLYQRLVAPDRGAPQTLAPDAAASWQAGADGHSLIFTLKPQQRFASGNPLRPEDVIFSLVRAVKLNKAPSFILGEFGWTPDNVEQQLKKVGDNQVQLSWPANIGSELALRLLTANVASIVDEKLLNEHAQQGDYGNAWLRGHSAGGGPYRVNNYVPHEALLFGRNDYAPSPARLKTVLFKNVSDAGTRRLLLLKGDADVAYDLGADQFDSLRNASGVRIEQADAPRVYYLGFNTGSKDNPALGNPALWRAARWLVDYQSIAEQLLKGQYRVHQAFLPQGLDGALDDRPFTLDVGKAKQILRDAGIAEGTRLDLIVINQPPYTDIAQALQASFAQAGLRLDIHPVVESDLWGKMRGRDFQAIFTYWGADYLDPNTNASAFAYNVPGGPKTLAWRTQWGIPAISAETRAAAAEGNSAARRARYAALQRELQASSPYVVALQGQTLVALRDNVKGARLDIANSMLYLDRVSK; this comes from the coding sequence ATGAAACGGTTAATCCCAACCTTATTGTATGGCGCGCTGGTGGCCGCGTTCGGTGCGCAGGCCGCCACCCCGCAGGACACCTTGGTGGTGGTCAGTTCGCTGGAGGGCATTATCAGCCTCGATCCGGCGGAGAGTTTTGAAACCGTCAGCTCGGCCAATCTGGTCAACCTCTATCAGCGCCTGGTGGCGCCGGATCGCGGTGCGCCGCAAACGCTGGCGCCGGACGCCGCCGCCAGTTGGCAAGCGGGCGCCGATGGCCACAGCCTGATCTTTACCCTGAAACCGCAGCAGCGCTTCGCTTCCGGCAATCCCCTGCGGCCCGAAGACGTGATTTTCTCGCTGGTTCGCGCGGTGAAGCTGAACAAGGCGCCGTCGTTTATTCTCGGTGAGTTTGGCTGGACGCCGGATAACGTTGAGCAGCAGCTGAAGAAGGTGGGGGATAACCAGGTGCAACTCAGTTGGCCCGCCAACATCGGCAGCGAGTTGGCGTTGCGGCTGCTGACGGCGAATGTGGCCTCGATCGTGGATGAAAAGCTGCTGAACGAGCACGCGCAGCAGGGGGATTACGGCAATGCCTGGCTGCGCGGCCATTCCGCCGGCGGCGGCCCGTATCGGGTGAACAACTATGTGCCGCACGAAGCGCTGCTGTTTGGCCGCAACGACTATGCGCCGTCGCCGGCCCGGCTGAAAACGGTGTTGTTCAAGAACGTCAGCGACGCCGGCACCCGCCGTTTGCTGTTGCTGAAAGGAGATGCCGACGTGGCCTACGATCTGGGCGCCGACCAGTTCGACTCGCTGCGCAACGCGTCTGGCGTGCGCATCGAGCAGGCCGATGCGCCCCGGGTCTATTACCTCGGTTTCAACACCGGCAGCAAAGACAACCCGGCGCTGGGCAATCCGGCGCTGTGGCGGGCGGCGCGCTGGCTGGTGGATTATCAAAGCATCGCCGAGCAACTGCTGAAAGGGCAATATCGCGTGCATCAGGCCTTCTTGCCGCAGGGATTGGATGGGGCGCTCGACGATCGGCCGTTTACGCTCGACGTGGGCAAAGCCAAACAGATCCTGCGCGATGCCGGTATTGCCGAAGGTACGCGCCTCGATCTTATCGTCATCAATCAGCCGCCGTACACTGACATCGCACAGGCGCTGCAGGCCAGCTTCGCGCAGGCCGGGCTGCGGCTGGATATCCATCCGGTGGTGGAGAGCGACCTGTGGGGCAAGATGCGCGGCCGCGATTTTCAGGCGATCTTCACCTACTGGGGCGCCGACTACCTAGATCCGAACACCAACGCCAGCGCCTTTGCCTACAACGTGCCCGGTGGGCCGAAAACCCTGGCCTGGCGCACCCAGTGGGGCATTCCCGCCATCAGCGCGGAAACGCGTGCCGCGGCCGCAGAGGGCAACAGCGCCGCGCGCCGCGCACGTTATGCCGCGCTGCAACGGGAACTGCAGGCCAGCTCGCCCTATGTAGTGGCGCTGCAGGGGCAAACGCTGGTGGCATTGCGCGACAACGTCAAAGGTGCCCGGTTGGATATCGCCAACAGCATGCTGTATCTGGATCGGGTCAGCAAGTAG